The genomic region TTGCAAACGGAATTTCCGGAAATCTGATTGAAAGAGCTTCCGATGTTATGCTTAAAGAGCGTAAAAAGTTAATAATTTGTCCGAGAGAAACACCTTTAAATGATATACATTTAAAGAATATGCTCTCTTTAAGCAGAGCTGGAGCCGTAATATTGCCTCCGACCCCGGCTTTTTATAATGGACCAGAAACTATTAGCGATATAATTAATTTCATAATCGGCAAGATTATGGATTCTTTCGGAATCGAAAATAATATATATAAAAGATGGAATCCGGATTATTGATAACTATTGATAAATAAAAATAACTGCTTATAAAATAATAAATATAAAACGGTAAATTGCAAAACGGTAAAAATGACAAACTTTGAAATTATTAAAAATAAGGTTTATAATAATATAAGATTGAGTGATGAGGACGGTTTATTTTTATTTTCTTCCAATGATATATTAACGCTCGGCGAGCTTGCCGCTTATAAAAATTTTCAAATAAACGGCGACAATGTATATTATATCGTAAATATACATATTAATTATACTAATATTTGCGTCAATCAATGCGCTTTCTGCGCTTTTTACAGAAAAGAAAGTCAAAAAGATGCTTACGCTCTAAGTATAGATGAAATAATTAATTTTATAAAATCTCATGCAAAAGAAAATAATTTTAGAGAGATACATATAGTCGGCGGACTTCATCCGTCTTTGCCTTACGAATACTATCTTGAAATGATTTGTGCGATAAAAGAAAATTTTCCATATGCTAATATTCAAGCTTTTACGGCGGTTGAAATAGATTATATGTCAAAAATATCAGGCTTGTCCATTGAAAGAGTTCTTATTGATTTGAAAAACTGCGGATTAGGAAGTCTGCCGGGCGGAGGCGCAGAAATATTTAACGATAAATTAAGAAAAAAATTGTGTCCTCAGAAAATAAATGCCGAGCTCTGGACTAAGATTCATAAAACAGCGCATAATCTCGGAATACCGTCAAATGCGTCTATGCTGTATGGAGTGAAAGAATCTTACGAAGATAGAATTAATCATATGAAAATCCTAAGAGATGCCCAGGATATTACCGGAGGATTTCAATCTTTTATTCCGTTCGCATTCCAGCCTAAAAATACTGCGATAAAAAATTCTCATAAAACCTCCGGTTATGACGATTTGAAAGTGATAGCCGTTTCTAGGCTTTACTTGGATAATTTTAAACATGTAAAGACTTTTTTTGTTAATTTAGGTATAAATTTAGCTCAGGTTTCCTTGTCTTTTGGGGCAGACGATATTGACGGAACCCTTATAAAAGAAAATATATCTCATAGCGCAGGAGCCGATACAGAAGAAGGTTTAAGCGTTAAAAGACTAAAGAAAATTATTGAAGAAACCGGAAAAATTCCGATAGAACGCGATACGTTTTACACCGAGTCAGTTTGAGTAATATTATATACTTTTAACATTATATTTAAATATTTAAGAACGCTATACATTTTATGCTGCGGCAAGTTTGCGGCTGCATTGTCTGGCTGTTTTATGCGGGAGATCTGTTATGTCTGTCCGGCAACATAATACAGTTAATATATCAAGGTGCGGTGTGCTTGTGTTTGTTGTATAATTACAGTGAATTCTTTTGGATTTATTAGATATTATCATATTAAATAAAATTATGCTTATAAATTTTAATTAATTTAATTAATATAATATAAGATTATTTGTGTAATTAATTTAATAACTTAGGAGGTGTGTCATGTTTAAAACAAATGAATTTATTTTTTATCCGGGCTATGGAGTCGGGATTGTGAAGGAAACTACCGTGCAAAAAGTAGGGTCGGTTGAAATTGCTTTTTACAATATTGTTGTAATTGAGAACAATATGAAAATTATGGTTCCTGTGAAAAATTCAGACGAGGTCGGTTTACGGCAGCTGATAAGCGCTGAAGATATTCAAAAAGTATTTGATGTTCTTGAATGCAAGGAAGATAAACATTCTTTTTGCAAAAAAGAATCATGGAACAAAAGGTATAACGGATATAATTTGAAATTGTGCTCTGCATGCCTCTTTGAAGTGGCGGAGGTATTGAGAGACCTTTATATATTAAAGGCTGAAAAAGACCTTTCCTTTGCTGAGAAGAAAATGTTTGAAAAAGCAAAGCATTTGATTGTCACAGAAATATCTACGGTTACGCAAAGACCTTTTAGCTATGTTGAGGATCAGATAAGAAGAATTTTCATACAATAATCTATTTAAAATTTATACAATAAATTATACAATAAATTATATGATGAGCTATACTAAAAGTCTGTTGTAATTTAGTTGAATTTGTTGAGCTTTATTTAAATCTAATTAATAAAATATGTATATTTTTTATAATCACATTGCAAGTATAATTCTAATCTACTAATCAGGCTCATAAAATTGCAGTTAAATAATATAAATATATCAAAAAAAAAACCTATTTTTTTCGTCAGGCTGCTTCTTATTTTAGTATCTTCTGTTTTAGGTTTTTTGATAGGCAAAGAATATTGGCATAATGATTTTTTAGCATATGTAGGGCTTTTATTCGGATTTATTACCGGATTTATAGTTGTTACCCTCGAAAAAAGTATGGAAAATATTTCCACGCGCAAAATATTGAGCGGAGGCATTGGACTATTCATTTCGCTTTACGTAGTCAATTATTTAACTTATAAATTATTTAAAACTTTTTTTACAAGCGGCATTTTAGGATACGCATCATACGCATTTATTAATTTTGTAGCAGGATATATAGGGTTAATTATTGGGCTAAGGGCAAGCGAAGAGGTTGCGGCTTCGGTTGCAAAATCATATATTTCAGATTCTTTTGGCGGCTTTTCAAGAAGAGAATTAAATTCAAACCTTTCATGCGGTATAAAAATAATAGATACCAGCTCTCTAATTGACGGGCGCATATTAGATGTTGCAAAGACAAAATTTATAGAAGGCAAATTTGTCATTCCGACATTCGTTCTGCACGAACTTCAGCATATAGCAGATTCCCAGGACCCTCTGAAAAGAGTCAAAGGAAGGAGAGGGCTTGATATGCTGAATGAAATGAGGGAAGATAAAAATATTAACATAGAATTTATAGATAAAGATTATCCAAAAATTAGAGAAGTAGATGCAAAATTAACGGCTCTTGCAAAAGAAATGAATGCCAAAATTATTACAAATGATTTTAATTTAAATAAAGTGGCGCAAGTTCAGAATATTCAGGTGCTGAACATCAATGACCTTGCGAAATCGTTGCGTCCGATTCTCCTTCCTGGCGAGACCATGAACATCCTGATAGCAAAAGAAGGAAGAGAAAAAAATCAGGGAATCGGTTATATGGATGACGGAACAATGATAGTCGTTGAAGACGCTATGCGATTAGTCGGCACGGAGCTTGAGGTTGCGGTAACAAGCATACTTCAGACATCAAGCGGCAGAATGATATTTGCCAGAATAAACCATGAGAGGGAAAGGGTTTAGGTGAATAATAATATTATAGAAGCAATAAGCATAAAGTAAAAAATATTTTTAGCAATTTGAGAGGTAAAAGGTTTAGATGAATAATAATATTAGAGTGCGGTTTGCGCCGAGTCCTACAGGACACTTGCATATAGGCGGTTTAAGAACGGCTCTTTTTAATTATTTGTTTGCTAAAAAAAATAGCGGTAAACTCATTTTAAGAATAGATGATACCGATATTGCAAGGAGCAAACAAGAATATGAAGACTCAATAATAAGCGATATAAAATGGTTTGATATAAAATATGATGAATTTTACAGGCAATCGGAAAGAAAAGATATATACGAAAAATACTTAAAAATCCTTGAAGAAAAGGATTATGTATATGAATGTTTCTGTACGGAAGAAGAACTTCTAAGGTCAAAGGAACTGTCTATCAGCCTTAAAAAGCCTTATATCTATAACGGCAGGTGTCTTCATCTTAGCGGCGCTGAAAAAGAAAATCTGAGAAAAAAGCTGGCAGATGCGGGATTAGTACCGTCAATAAGATTAAATATGCTGAAATTAGGTTGCGAGCAGGTAGAATTTGACGATATGGTTCACGGAAAAGTTGTTTTCAATGTTAAGCTTCTAGGTGATTTTGTTCTAAAAACTTCCGATAACAGATTTACATATAATTTTGCTTCAATAGTAGATGATATTGATTTAGACATAACGCATATAATCAGGGGAGAGGACCATATTTCCAATACGCCGAGGCAGATATTGCTGTGCAAGGCATTGGGCATCGGCAGCCCGATGTTTGCCCATATTTCTCTTTTATACGGAAAAGACGGCAAATTAATGTCAAAAAGAGATTTTAACGCTAACTTAGAACATTATAAAAAGGAAGGTTATTTACCGCAGGCAGTTCTTAACTACCTTGCTATAACAGGCAATACTTTCATTGTAAACGACGAGTGTTTCTCTGACGAGATTTTTACTTCTTTTGATGAAATGGCTCATTATTTCGATATTAAAAGGACTAAAAGTTCAGGAGCTATATTCAGTGAAGAAAAATTAAAATTTGTGAATGAGAAATGGCTGCAGCAGCTGAATACAGACGATTTAATTTATGCAATTAAAGAAAAATTTATACTTACGGAGTATATAAATTTATCCGATATAAACAGCATAAATATCAGCGACAGCATTAATAGCGCAGACACCGGTATAGAAAATAACGATACAGATTTAGAAAACAATGAGGCTGATTTAAAGATAAAAAATAACAATACAAATATAAGAAATAGAAGCATTGAGATTTTTGACGTTATAAATTATGCGGAAAAAGAATACGGAAAAGAACGATTACGATGTATTATAGATTTTCTGAAAAATGAATATAAAACAGTAAAAGAAATAATTTTAGAACTTGATAATGTTTTTTTATATAAAGGAAAATATAGTTATTTAGATGAAGAAATAGCGGAGCTGCTGTTTGAAAACCTTAGAGGAACGGTCGGAAATAACCCAGAAATATCAGATTTTAACGAGGTTTTAATTAAAAATACAATACAGAAAATATCAAAAGAAAACAAAAAAAATATAAAAGATATTTACGAAAATTTAAGAATGGCTTTGACCGGAAAAACTAACGGACCATCTATACTTAAAATTGCAGTTTTACTCGGCAAAGAACGCGTTTTATCAAAATTAATGATATAGTTTAGTGAGCGGTGTTTTATTATAATATGCTGAACTTTATAAAATAATATCCGCGTTCTATTTTTAAATATTCTTTAATACATTGGTTTAAGTTTAAAAATTGGGATATTGTCTAAAATTTATATTCTTGATTCAAATTATTTTATTGTTATTTATTAAGCAGACGGAAAAACATTCAATTGCTTCGCCTCTGCCGACGCTGTCCATGCCTTCCTTAGTTTTCCCTTTTATATTGATGCATGATTGCTGTATATTTAATGCCTCCGAAATTGCGAGGATCATTTTATCTTTATAGACTTTTATTTTCGGCGTCTGCGTTATTACTGTAATATCGATGTTAATTATACAGTATCCTTTATTTTGGATCATTTTATGTGCTTCCTGCAGCATAAAAACGCTGCTTATATTTTTTGTTGATTCAATATTGTCGGGAAATAAAGTGCCTATATCGTCTAAACCGGCTGCCCCGAGCAAAGCATCGGTCAGCGAGTGTAAAATCACGTCTCCGTCGGAATGCGCAACGGTACCGCAATGATTTTCTATTAAAATTCCTCCTAAATAAAGCGGCTTAGAATTATTCTTTTGTTTAATTTTAAGGAATAATTTATTGTTTTTATCAAAACCGATATCTATAACATCCTTATTAATGTGTTTATTTTTAGGCGTCAGATCAAACTTATGGATATCATAGCCATGACCAATTTTTAAAGTCGTCATATTATATTAATTTATTATTTATAATTTTTTATTATAATTTACATATTTATAATGTGTAGCATTTAATTTATCATTTATCATTTATTATTTACCACCTGTTATTTTCTATTTATTTTATCAAATTTATCCAAAAAAAACTCTGCTAATTCTACATCCGATGCCGATGTTATTTTTATATTAAATTCATTTGAAAGAATAGGCTTTGCCGGAATTCCGCAATTTTCAATAAATGATATATCGTCCGTAAATTTTTCTAAGTTTGTTTCTATACTTTTTCTGCAGGCCTTATTCACCGAGTTAACCGAGCCGGTAATTTCTGCAGCATGACCGTTAAACTGTTCCGTATCTTCTATGTTTTTTACGTTTTTGCAGCTTCTTGGCATTTCATCATTATTTAAATAGCCGTCTTTTTTAAAAATTTTATCCATAGCCTTTTTAATTATATTAAATTTAAAAACCTGAGGTGTTTTGGCGGCTATCAGATTATTTCTATCTAATGTATTAAAATATTTTAGTTCAGGATAGTTACGTCCAGAATTTTCTTCAGTTAAATAATCTTTCTTATGTTTACGACACTCGACAGATTTAATCGTATCTGTTACCAGTCCAAACAGGAATGACGCTCCGAATTCAGATGCGGCTTCATTCAGCATATATATTTCACTGTTTGTGACAAACGGTCTTGCGGAATCATGTATAAAAACTATTGAATCCGAACTTGAATAGGAATCAGCATCTGAATCAGAATCGGAATAAGAAATATAATCAGGACAGGAACAGGAATTAGAATCTAAATGAAGGTTGGTAGTTGAATCAGAATCAGAATGAGAATTGGTATTTGAATTAAGGTCGAAATCCGGAACTGAATCGCCGGTATTGCAGCCGATAAAATTTTTTTCAATATAATTTAATGCGTTATAAACCGATTTCTGCCTTAAATCCCCGCCTTCTATTATTGCAATTTTATCAAAAACATCTCGGCACTGCGGTTCTTGCCGATACTCTGAACCTTTCGGATAATTTTTATTGTCTGTTTGCAGTTGATTTAATTCAGGATTTACATTCAGAGATATATTGTCCGCTATAAATTTTTTCCAGTCAAAGCCAAAAGTACTGCTTGGCGGTACGGTTATAATTATTTTATCAAAATTCACCATTGAATTTTTATTGTTAAAAATCGCAATACTTCTCAAAAGCAGTTCTGCCCCGCCTATTTTAACCAATTGCTTTGGTATATCAAAGCCCGTCCTTTTGCCGATTCCGGATGAAAGAATAACCGCATAGTGTTTCGTATGCTGCAAAGTACAGTCCCCGCTGATTATTTAATTTATATTATATTATATTTAGGCGAAACCTAAAATAATAATGTATGTAAATTATAAATCATTTAATAAATTTTTTACAACA from Candidatus Acididesulfobacter guangdongensis harbors:
- the mqnE gene encoding aminofutalosine synthase MqnE yields the protein MTNFEIIKNKVYNNIRLSDEDGLFLFSSNDILTLGELAAYKNFQINGDNVYYIVNIHINYTNICVNQCAFCAFYRKESQKDAYALSIDEIINFIKSHAKENNFREIHIVGGLHPSLPYEYYLEMICAIKENFPYANIQAFTAVEIDYMSKISGLSIERVLIDLKNCGLGSLPGGGAEIFNDKLRKKLCPQKINAELWTKIHKTAHNLGIPSNASMLYGVKESYEDRINHMKILRDAQDITGGFQSFIPFAFQPKNTAIKNSHKTSGYDDLKVIAVSRLYLDNFKHVKTFFVNLGINLAQVSLSFGADDIDGTLIKENISHSAGADTEEGLSVKRLKKIIEETGKIPIERDTFYTESV
- a CDS encoding CarD family transcriptional regulator codes for the protein MFKTNEFIFYPGYGVGIVKETTVQKVGSVEIAFYNIVVIENNMKIMVPVKNSDEVGLRQLISAEDIQKVFDVLECKEDKHSFCKKESWNKRYNGYNLKLCSACLFEVAEVLRDLYILKAEKDLSFAEKKMFEKAKHLIVTEISTVTQRPFSYVEDQIRRIFIQ
- a CDS encoding PIN domain-containing protein — its product is MENISTRKILSGGIGLFISLYVVNYLTYKLFKTFFTSGILGYASYAFINFVAGYIGLIIGLRASEEVAASVAKSYISDSFGGFSRRELNSNLSCGIKIIDTSSLIDGRILDVAKTKFIEGKFVIPTFVLHELQHIADSQDPLKRVKGRRGLDMLNEMREDKNINIEFIDKDYPKIREVDAKLTALAKEMNAKIITNDFNLNKVAQVQNIQVLNINDLAKSLRPILLPGETMNILIAKEGREKNQGIGYMDDGTMIVVEDAMRLVGTELEVAVTSILQTSSGRMIFARINHERERV
- a CDS encoding glutamate--tRNA ligase — its product is MNNNIRVRFAPSPTGHLHIGGLRTALFNYLFAKKNSGKLILRIDDTDIARSKQEYEDSIISDIKWFDIKYDEFYRQSERKDIYEKYLKILEEKDYVYECFCTEEELLRSKELSISLKKPYIYNGRCLHLSGAEKENLRKKLADAGLVPSIRLNMLKLGCEQVEFDDMVHGKVVFNVKLLGDFVLKTSDNRFTYNFASIVDDIDLDITHIIRGEDHISNTPRQILLCKALGIGSPMFAHISLLYGKDGKLMSKRDFNANLEHYKKEGYLPQAVLNYLAITGNTFIVNDECFSDEIFTSFDEMAHYFDIKRTKSSGAIFSEEKLKFVNEKWLQQLNTDDLIYAIKEKFILTEYINLSDINSINISDSINSADTGIENNDTDLENNEADLKIKNNNTNIRNRSIEIFDVINYAEKEYGKERLRCIIDFLKNEYKTVKEIILELDNVFLYKGKYSYLDEEIAELLFENLRGTVGNNPEISDFNEVLIKNTIQKISKENKKNIKDIYENLRMALTGKTNGPSILKIAVLLGKERVLSKLMI
- the ispF gene encoding 2-C-methyl-D-erythritol 2,4-cyclodiphosphate synthase; translated protein: MTTLKIGHGYDIHKFDLTPKNKHINKDVIDIGFDKNNKLFLKIKQKNNSKPLYLGGILIENHCGTVAHSDGDVILHSLTDALLGAAGLDDIGTLFPDNIESTKNISSVFMLQEAHKMIQNKGYCIINIDITVITQTPKIKVYKDKMILAISEALNIQQSCINIKGKTKEGMDSVGRGEAIECFSVCLINNNKII